In Dunckerocampus dactyliophorus isolate RoL2022-P2 chromosome 14, RoL_Ddac_1.1, whole genome shotgun sequence, one DNA window encodes the following:
- the golga4 gene encoding golgin subfamily A member 4 isoform X1 — MFKKLKQKINEEQSPQRNAQTHPQAQVGSVDRRSSQTPPFGHDGAPSPSDREQSLIADTEKSQVLAGMIAEPAFLSEYTIFALDHSKRPKTAQVASVSASKGPNRSPRGSINGDESASPHREEPQSFAQKLQLKVPSMESLIRGGASRAEHLFRSPSKESLVRSASRESLTHLGENEATGTPTYDPPSDIESEAEESPGSAEALSKEQLLHRLVRVEASLGKYRGKYSELVTAYRTVQRDKEKTQAILSQSQDKALRRIGELREELQMDQQAKKHLQDEFDAALEEKDQMITVLQTQVALLKKRLKGVSDGTLAHESEHLGREDADSASDSPLKDHEVEPEVHEEEGVSDPTKVMEALQQRVKRQENLLHKYKEVMRTYKERSSQLGSENETLQEQLQERLQDLERMKELHTTEKTKLINQLRDVKNQNEQLEQDKGMVIAETKRQMHETLEMKEEEVAQLRSRLQLANCQNEELQEQKEKAEKSAFEELERALSSAQKTEEARKQLQVQMEDQMREAERVNEEERKSLQQELTRVKQEVVTIMKKSSEERMAEMEKAHCEALDAKEEELSARISTAVEQCKAEFAQLTKEREQQASLALEDAELQKTALITEADNKLQEMQQQLEAARTRIMELESSLEKSSQDESSLSHEHSIQLDQLEDKHKEQMSTLKAEHQAQLEKHKDTLTQQHNAALEELKEKQRVELETFLKDKDLQIQIHTENVNQKLNAKQAEQEALSAELSEVLKSKQLLEVKLVEVQNEHCLALQDQVAKHSAEIVNIKQEHEQSLGGMEKTLKEELNALKIVLREKEKEIEELTQAETTLKQESHSNLQELNDKAKQLEDLRQSLSHLQLENSSFKEASNKISDDLVQSKKNVADFQDQLEVAKNDRQQKELLLQELEQQLQQSKKELAEQAKSHATELNTKHEEHTRLQKQLDDEKIAHEKKLKNTTTEMEAKLKTQETKMDKYRQKTKEMQDNFKKKLQQKEESMKKELAKKDTELQQKEQLVQEKILEMAQTNSQGLSNAVSELQANHLAEVEKLRDTHKREILDLEHHLQEKLGQQEEELMEKHSQTLQEKTQELEECSLKLTRSTEENEHVLATMKKMNEELVLQETTVQKLKEELDKAVVKIESLSTCEVLLREQMQSVERNLSQTVNERDSLQDKLNMTEEESREKLKTLSDKMEETEKQLQAFEGSRQKDMQNKSEEAAIKMKAMEAQFQQQLNMISNQMQHYCKDIHANVVDRTSKLCQRVELSVSVLQERLLCNQKKIMHLKNVVSSKIDKVCTLEENLRQKTEENNNLCISVEQVTAQVNAHMEQIKALTHENEKNSLSISEKAQKIEELSELNGVISVGLKENELQVSNLESIISDLKHQLEGNLKEKEEAILGLKQQHEEERQKALAQTEETIQRLKQERASASEQADALRASLSENVNNAASLKTRMEELERVISEKNEALQRLTTSFDNQSISKSEMDQVLSEKEQKVSGLTAELEGCNHRLNELQEQLDCKVEECEQLARDLKQQHNIRENERKELVEKLQQNSNSEQEMVKRLHHLEEDNQKCKSQLQSRQEEFEKLKDEMMRSKEEGLKETERLTTESARKVSELKKKAEQKIAQIKKQLTSQLEEKEEIIMTLQASQEELKRNETSSKECIHTLEEKTKSLGELLVKLKEEQASQLADERQTMEKSLDELRSTYEEKLSSEILSDSLHQTELRQAEAFQEVESKLKEAERKNGELFEEINTLKEEIRQKDVQCNQHQAALMQAQTSFEPDGKIECSSLQQANSMLENEVKNHPAEPDGDSFDSLKSKLNQMKNEKEKIHKDFTRLQKDIRSMRKEHEQDLEYVKKQLSAESEEKFRLELEDTEMKHKSEIKQLIREFNTQLAVKEKEIDTAVKEAIAKAQIVEAELISSHQEETIQLQKVVSQREEDLNRTVQKYEHVIQSREEEMGTRVWQVQKELEELRARSLGTSEMSTEELQVQLAEKTTLLSEARLKEQGFVERIHSLEDKIKCFHRNAVVTHLGSTHRDAARNKPEPLSEATEMEYLRKVLFEYMMGRETKTMAKVITSMLKFPPDQAQKVLDKEESKVMPWLSV; from the exons TCGTGGAGGCGCTAGCCGGGCTGAACACCTCTTTCGCTCTCCTTCTAAAGAAAGCCTGGTTCGGAGTGCTTCCCGTGAGTCTTTGACACATCTGGGTGAGAACGAGGCCACTGGCACCCCTACATACGACCCACCTTCGGATATCGAGAGCGAGGCTGAGGAGTCACCCGGAAGCGCGGAGGCTCTCTCCAAAGAGCAGCTGCTGCACCGTTTGGTCAGAGTGGAGGCGAGCCTGGGGAAGTATCGTGGGAAGTACTCAGAG CTGGTTACTGCATATCGAACAGTGCAACgagataaagaaaaaacacag GCCATTCTCAGTCAAAGTCAAGATAAAGCTCTCCGCAGAATAGGAGAACTACGTGAG GAGTTGCAAATGGACCAGCAGGCAAAGAAACACCTTCAGGACGAGTTTGATGCTGCACTAGAAGAGAAGGATCAGATGATTACCGTCCTCCAAACTCAG GTTGCTCTGCTGAAGAAGCGACTTAAAGGAGTTTCTGATGGCACTTTGGCCCATGAGAGTGAGCATCTTGGTCGTGAAGATGCTGACTCCGCATCTGACAGCCCTTTGAAGGACCATGAAGTTGAGCCTGAAGTACATGAAG AAGAGGGCGTCAGTGATCCAACTAAAGTCATGGAGGCTCTGCAGCAAAGAGTGAAGCGGCAGGAAAACCTACTGCACAAGTACAAAGAAGTTATGCGCACATACAAGGAGCGGAGCTCTCAGCTTGGTAGTGAGAATGAAACTCTGCAAGAGCAACTGCAGGAGAGACTGCAAGACCTGGAAAGGATGAAG gAACTCCACACAACAGAGAAGACAAAGCTGATCAATCAGTTGCGAGATGTTAAGAACCAAAATGAGCAGCTGGAGCAGGACAAG GGCATGGTGATTGCAGAAACAAAGCGTCAGATGCACGAGACTCTGGAAATGAAAGAAGAGGAGGTTGCACAGCTTCGGTCCAGGCTCCAGTTGGCTAATTGCCAGAACGAAGAGCTGCAGGAACAGAAAGAAAAGGCTGAGAAATCAG caTTTGAAGAGCTTGAAAGGGCACTGAGTTCAGCGCAGAAGACAGAGGAAGCCCGAAAACAGCTGCAAGTTCAAATGGAGGACCAAATGAGAGAAGCGGAAAGAGTCAATGAAGAAGAGAGGAAGAGTTTGCAGCAGGAACTCACACGGGTCAAACAGGAGGTTGTTACAATCATGAAG AAATCATCGGAAGAGAGAATGGCCGAGATGGAAAAAGCCCATTGTGAAGCTCTCGATGCTAAAGAAGAGGAGCTAAGTGCCAGAATCAGCACAGCTGTG GAGCAGTGCAAAGCAGAGTTTGCTCAGCTAACCAAGGAGCGAGAGCAGCAGGCTTCTTTGGCTTTAGAGGATGCAGAATTACAGAAGACAGCTCTAATAACTGAGGCCGACAATAAACTTCAAGAGATGCAACAACAGCTCGAAGCTGCAAGAACT AGAATAATGGAGCTGGAGAGTTCCTTGGAGAAGAGCTCGCAAGATGAATCCTCACTGTCCCATGAACACTCCATTCAGCTGGACCAGCTGGAGGATAAACATAAAGAGCAAATGTCTACTTTAAAGGCAGAGCACCAGGCACAGCTGGAAAAGCACAAGGACACCTTAACCCAGCAGCACAATGCTGCTCTGGAAGAGCTCAAGGAAAAACAGAGAGTTGAATTGGAGACATTTTTGAAAGATAAAGACCTGCAGATTCAAATTCACACAGAGAATGTGAACCAGAAGTTGAATGCAAAGCAAGCAGAGCAGGAAGCACTTTCCGCGGAGCTTTCTGAAGTTTTGAAGAGTAAACAACTTCTGGAAGTAAAGTTAGTGGAAGTACAAAATGAGCATTGTTTAGCTCTGCAGGATCAGGTGGCGAAGCACAGTGCAGAGATTGTAAATATCAAGCAGGAGCATGAGCAGTCTCTTGGAGGAATGGAGAAAACTCTGAAGGAGGAACTTAATGCTTTGAAAATCGTTTtaagagaaaaggaaaaggaaattgAAGAGCTCACTCAAGCAGAGACAACCCTAAAGCAGGAATCACATTCCAATCTTCAAGAACTAAATGACAAAGCAAAGCAACTGGAGGATTTGCGTCAGTCTTTATCACATCTCCAGCTGGAAAATTCAAGCTTTAAAGAAGCGTCAAATAAAATCTCAGATGATCTTGTTCAGTCTAAGAAAAACGTGGCAGATTTTCAGGATCAGCTGGAAGTAGCAAAGAATGACCGTCAACAGAAAGAATTATTGCTGCAAGAATTAGAACAGCAGTTACAGCAGAGCAAGAAGGAACTCGCTGAGCAGGCGAAATCACACGCGACAGAACTCAACACTAAGCATGAAGAGCATACCCGCCTTCAGAAACAGTTGGATGATGAAAAGATTGCTCAtgagaagaagctgaaaaacaCTACAACAGAGATGGAGGCTAAGCTGAAAACGCAGGAGACAAAGATGGACAAGTATAGACAAAAGACCAAAGAAATGCAAGATAACTTTAAGAAAAAGCTTCAGCAAAAAGAAGAATCCATGAAAAAGGAACTAGCAAAGAAGGATACAGAGCTTCAACAAAAAGAGCAACTAGTTCAAGAGAAAATATTAGAGATGGCCCAAACAAATTCCCAAGGCTTGAGCAATGCTGTGTCAGAGCTGCAAGCCAACCATTTGGCAGAAGTGGAGAAACTACGTGATACCCATAAACGTGAAATCCTGGACCTCGAGCATCATTTACAAGAGAAATTAggacagcaggaggaggaattaaTGGAAAAACACTCGCAAACATTGCAAGAAAAGACACAAGAGCTTGAGGAATGTTCCTTGAAACTTACCAGGAGCACGGAGGAAAATGAGCATGTACTTGCGACaatgaagaaaatgaatgaggaGCTTGTGCTTCAAGAAACCACTGTGCAAAAGCTGAAAGAAGAACTTGACAAAGCAGTGGTTAAGATTGAGAGTTTGTCAACGTGTGAAGTGTTGCTGAGAGAGCAAATGCAGTCAGTGGAGAGGAACCTCAGTCAGACTGTGAATGAGCGAGACTCACTACAGGACAAGCTCAACATGACAGAGGAAGAGAGCAGAGAGAAGTTAAAGACTTTGTCAGACAAGATGGAGGAAACGGAGAAGCAGCTCCAAGCCTTTGAAGGTTCCAGACAGAAGGATATGCAAAATAAATCTGAGGAAGCTGCTATTAAGATGAAGGCCATGGAAGCTCAGTTCCAACAGCAATTAAATATGATTAGCAACCAAATGCAGCATTACTGTAAGGATATCCATGCCAACGTGGTGGACAGGACTTCTAAACTTTGTCAGAGAGTTGAATTAAGCGTCTCTGTTTTACAAGAAAGACTTCTTTGTAATCAGAAAAAGATTATGCACCTTAAAAATGTTGTCTCTAGCAAAATAGATAAAGTTTGCACTTTAGAGGAGAATCTCCGCCAAAAGACTGAGGAGAATAACAATCTATGCATTTCAGTAGAACAGGTGACTGCTCAGGTAAATGCTCACATGGAGCAAATCAAAGCCTTAACACACGAGAATGAGAAAAATTCTCTGTCAATCAGTGAAAAAGCTCAGAAGATTGAGGAGTTGAGTGAATTGAACGGAGTCATATCAGTAGGTTTGAAAGAAAACGAGTTGCAAGTGAGTAACTTGGAAAGCATCATCAGTGACTTGAAACATCAACTAGAAGGTAATCTAAAAGAGAAGGAGGAAGCCATACTTGGGCTGAAGCAGCAGCATGAAGAGGAGAGACAAAAGGCCTTAGCTCAAACGGAAGAGACCATTCAGAGGTTAAAGCAAGAGCGAGCATCAGCTTCTGAGCAAGCAGATGCCCTTAGAGCCAGCCTGTCTGAGAATGTCAACAATGCAGCATCTCTAAAGACCAGGATGGAAGAGCTGGAGCGAGTTATCTCCGAGAAGAATGAAGCTTTGCAAAGGCTGACAACGAGTTTTGACAATCAGTCCATCAGCAAGTCTGAAATGGACCAAGTTTTGAGCGAGAAGGAGCAGAAGGTGAGCGGGTTGACCGCGGAGCTTGAGGGCTGCAACCATCGGCTTAATGAACTTCAAGAGCAGTTGGACTGTAAGGTAGAAGAGTGTGAACAACTTGCACGTGACCTCAAGCAGCAGCATAACATCAGGGAGAACGAGAGGAAAGAGTTGGTTGAAAAGCTTCAGCAGAACAGCAACTCGGAGCAAGAGATGGTGAAAAGGCTGCATCACCTTGAGGAGGACAACCAAAAGTGCAAAAGTCAGCTTCAGAGTCGGCAAGAAGAATTCGAAAAGCTGAAAGATGAGATGATGAGGAGCAAAGAGGAGGGTTTAAAGGAAACCGAGAGGTTGACAACAGAGAGTGCTCGGAAAGTCTCAGAACTGAAGAAGAAAGCCGAACAGAAAATTGCTCAAATTAAGAAACAGCTAACGTCACAGCTCGAGGAAAAAGAGGAAATTATCATGACTCTTCAGGCTAGCCAAGAGGAGCTCAAGAGGAATGAAACCTCCAGCAAAGAATGTATCCACACATTAGAGGAGAAAACTAAATCTCTTGGGGAGCTTCTTGTCAAGCTCAAAGAAGAGCAGGCGAGCCAGCTGGCTGATGAGAGGCAGACAATGGAGAAGTCTTTAGATGAACTGAGGAGCACGTATGAAGAGAAGCTGTCGTCTGAAATTCTGAGCGATTCATTGCACCAAACAGAGCTCAGGCAAGCAGAAGCCTTTCAAGAGGTTGAATCAAAGCTTAAAGAAGCTGAGAGGAAGAATGGAGAGCTCTTTGAAGAAATAAATACTCTAAAAGAAGAAATTAGACAGAAAGATGTCCAGTGTAATCAACATCAAGCTGCCTTGATGCAGGCCCAAACCTCATTTGAGCCTGACGGGAAGATAGAGTGCAGCAGTCTTCAGCAAGCAAACAGCATGTTGGAAAATGAGGTGAAAAACCACCCGGCCGAACCGGATGGGGATTCTTTTGATTCTCTCAAGAGCAAACTAAATCAGATGAAAAACGAGAAGGAGAAAATCCACAAAGATTTCACCAGGTTACAAAAGGACATCAGATCAATGAGGAAAGAACATGAACAGGACCTCGAGTATGTGAAGAAACAGTTGTCGGCGGAGAGTGAGGAGAAATTCAG ATTAGAATTAGAAGACACTGAAATGAAGCACAAATCAGAAATCAAGCAGTTAATCCGGGAGTTCAACACCCAGCTGGCTGTGAAAGAGAAAGAGATCGACACAGCAGTAAAAGAAGCCATTG CTAAGGCCCAGATTGTGGAGGCGGAGCTTATCAGTAGCCATCAAGAGGAAACCATTCAACTGCAGAAGGTGGTTTCCCAGAGGGAGGAGGACTTGAACAGAACAGTTCAGAAATATGAGCATGTCATACAG aGTCGAGAGGAGGAGATGGGAACCCGAGTGTGGCAGGTACAAAAAGAACTGGAGGAGTTGAGAGCTCGGAGCCTTGGAACTTCAGAG ATGAGCACTGAGGAATTgcag GTTCAGCTCGCTGAGAAGACGACTCTGCTTAGTGAAGCTCGACTGAAGGAGCAGGGCTTTGTTGAGAGG attcacTCGCTTGAGGACAAGATTAAATGTTTCCACCGGAACGCAGTCGTTACTCATCTCGGGAGCACACACAGAG ATGCTGCACGTAACAAACCTGAACCCCTCTCAGAAGCCACTGAGATGGAGTACTTGAGGAAGGTGCTGTTTGAGTACATGATGGGACGGGAAACAAAA ACGATGGCCAAAGTGATTACTTCCATGCTCAAGTTTCCTCCGGACCAAGCTCAAAAGGTTTTGGACAAAGAGGAGTCAAAAGTAATG CCTTGGTTAAGCGTCTGA